A window of the Synechococcus sp. JA-3-3Ab genome harbors these coding sequences:
- a CDS encoding DUF697 domain-containing protein has product MARRNTLQDDLNYQQAKRSLRQWVAQLDLRPQEVAGLEGELESLQALLDKLETEVIHIAAFGLVGRGKSSLLNALLGEPVFETGPTHGITRTQQAATWNISWETRPQSSFSGTSLQGSRLPPSSVQSVQVAHWQGSRLELIDTPGLDEVDGEERARLAREVAQRADLILFVVCGDLTRVEFEALATLREAGKPMLLVFNKIDQYPEADRQAIYDKIRNERVRQLLSPNEIVMVAASPRVPRLVQRPDGSFAAQMEVGSPQVDELRLKILEVLHREGRSLLALNALLFADRVNQQVIERKLQSRAQQAQDLIASAARTKALAVALNPVTLLDTLGGLALDIALILRLSRLYGWPMSSAGAAQLLQKIVLSMLSLGAGEWVALLGLGSLKTLLGGFSLGAYGSVALTQAVLAGFSCYAIGESARHYLAQGASWGPEGPKAAIAQILADLDEASITARLREEIRHKIGFAFP; this is encoded by the coding sequence ATGGCTCGCCGCAACACCCTACAAGATGACCTCAACTACCAACAAGCCAAGCGCAGCCTGCGCCAGTGGGTGGCCCAACTGGATCTGCGCCCCCAAGAGGTCGCGGGCTTAGAAGGGGAGTTGGAGAGCTTGCAAGCGCTCTTGGACAAGCTGGAAACCGAGGTCATCCACATCGCCGCCTTTGGTCTGGTGGGGCGAGGCAAGTCTTCCCTGCTCAATGCCCTGCTGGGCGAGCCAGTCTTTGAGACGGGGCCCACCCATGGCATCACCCGTACCCAGCAAGCGGCAACTTGGAACATCAGCTGGGAAACCCGCCCCCAGTCCTCCTTCTCTGGCACATCCCTGCAGGGATCCCGCCTCCCCCCTTCCTCGGTGCAGTCGGTACAGGTCGCCCATTGGCAGGGATCCCGTCTGGAGCTGATCGACACTCCCGGCCTGGATGAAGTAGACGGCGAAGAGCGGGCGCGGCTGGCCCGAGAAGTGGCGCAGCGGGCGGATTTGATCCTGTTTGTCGTCTGCGGGGATCTGACGCGGGTGGAGTTTGAGGCTCTGGCCACCCTGCGGGAGGCGGGCAAGCCTATGCTGCTGGTGTTCAACAAGATCGACCAGTACCCAGAGGCAGATCGCCAGGCCATCTACGACAAGATCCGCAACGAACGGGTGCGGCAGCTCCTTTCTCCCAACGAGATCGTCATGGTGGCGGCCTCCCCTCGCGTGCCCCGCCTGGTGCAAAGGCCGGATGGGAGCTTTGCTGCCCAGATGGAAGTGGGATCCCCGCAGGTGGATGAGCTGCGCCTGAAAATCCTGGAAGTCCTGCATCGGGAGGGGCGCTCCCTGCTGGCCTTGAATGCCCTCCTGTTTGCCGATCGCGTCAACCAACAGGTCATCGAGCGCAAGCTGCAAAGCCGCGCCCAGCAAGCCCAAGACCTCATCGCCTCAGCCGCCCGCACCAAAGCGCTGGCGGTTGCCCTCAACCCCGTTACCCTGCTCGATACCTTGGGAGGGCTGGCCCTGGATATTGCCTTGATCCTGCGCCTGTCCCGCCTCTATGGCTGGCCCATGAGCAGCGCGGGAGCCGCACAACTGCTGCAGAAGATCGTCCTCAGCATGCTCAGCCTGGGCGCCGGCGAGTGGGTGGCGCTGTTGGGCCTGGGATCCCTGAAAACCTTGCTGGGAGGATTCTCTCTGGGGGCCTACGGTTCCGTGGCCCTGACGCAGGCGGTGTTGGCCGGGTTTTCCTGCTATGCCATCGGCGAGTCCGCCCGCCACTACCTGGCCCAGGGAGCCAGTTGGGGGCCAGAGGGCCCCAAAGCCGCCATAGCCCAGATTTTGGCCGATTTGGACGAAGCCTCGATCACCGCCCGCCTGCGGGAGGAAATCCGCCACAAAATCGGATTTGCTTTCCCCTGA
- a CDS encoding DUF427 domain-containing protein, whose protein sequence is MPRAIWNGVVVAETDRYETVEGNIYFPPESLRWEYFQPSSTHTTCPWKGQASYYTLVVNGQENKDAAWYYPDPKPAAANIRGYVAFWKGVEVEL, encoded by the coding sequence ATGCCCAGGGCTATCTGGAATGGGGTAGTGGTGGCGGAGACAGACCGCTACGAAACCGTGGAAGGCAACATCTATTTTCCGCCGGAATCCCTGCGCTGGGAATACTTCCAGCCCAGCTCCACCCACACCACCTGCCCCTGGAAAGGACAAGCCAGCTACTACACCCTGGTGGTCAACGGCCAGGAGAACAAAGACGCCGCCTGGTACTACCCGGATCCCAAGCCGGCTGCAGCCAACATCCGCGGCTACGTGGCCTTCTGGAAGGGCGTCGAGGTAGAACTCTAG
- a CDS encoding TolB family protein produces the protein MSLLLLGCGPAGFRTPRPTLAGSGLNSIFPDGEPSFSGDGRYLVFSSARGGSQDIFLYDTVEQRLVDLPGLNSSDVAATSPDISADGRYIVYVSNALGKSEIFLYDRQTRRVENISSRVPGDVRNPTISGDGRFIAFESNGRGQWNIEIFDRGPAAATRPSAPSSSNAGSNP, from the coding sequence TTGAGCCTCCTGTTGCTCGGTTGTGGCCCGGCAGGGTTTCGCACGCCGCGCCCCACGCTGGCCGGCAGCGGCCTCAACAGTATCTTCCCCGATGGGGAGCCTTCCTTCAGCGGGGATGGTCGCTACCTGGTGTTTTCCTCCGCCCGCGGCGGCAGCCAGGATATTTTTCTCTACGACACGGTGGAACAGCGGCTGGTGGACTTGCCCGGCCTGAATTCCAGCGACGTGGCCGCCACCTCGCCCGACATTAGCGCCGACGGCCGCTACATCGTTTACGTGTCCAATGCGCTGGGCAAATCGGAGATTTTTCTCTACGACCGCCAAACCCGCCGCGTTGAGAATATCAGCAGCCGGGTACCGGGAGATGTGCGCAACCCCACCATCAGCGGCGATGGCCGCTTTATCGCCTTTGAGAGCAACGGTCGCGGCCAGTGGAACATCGAGATCTTCGACCGTGGCCCGGCAGCGGCCACACGGCCCTCTGCCCCCAGCTCTTCTAATGCCGGCAGCAATCCCTAA
- a CDS encoding LL-diaminopimelate aminotransferase translates to MLAAFAQRLEPLHSNVFDQLDQAKWEARRSGLDVIDLSLGSSDLPPPPEALAAIQRALADPSTYGYTLFHDTAEFRAACAQWYLRKFGLEIDPETEVLPLIGSQQGTALLPLALLNPGDVALITDPGYPSHGGGIHLAGGIPYYLPLRAENRFLPQWDEIPAEICRRARLLVLSYPHNPTTATVTPEFWQETLQFCQQHDIFLAHDFPYVDWRFDGQVAPSALLADPGKTRTIEFFSLSKSYHMGGFRVAYAIGSRELIRALRLVKSTIDFHPYQGILRGAAAALAAPDSFLDHWRQVYRERRDIAVAALHRIGWPVPLPEATMYLWAPLPEFYRGSSAQFCLDLVRATGVALSPGSGFGPSGEGYVRFALVAEGSRLEEAVGRIEAFLSRCIS, encoded by the coding sequence ATGCTCGCTGCCTTCGCCCAACGACTGGAGCCGCTGCACTCCAATGTCTTTGACCAGCTAGACCAGGCCAAGTGGGAGGCGCGCCGGTCGGGCTTGGATGTCATCGACCTTTCTTTGGGCTCCTCAGACCTGCCCCCGCCCCCGGAAGCGCTGGCAGCCATTCAGAGGGCCCTGGCAGATCCCTCCACCTATGGCTACACCCTGTTCCACGATACGGCCGAGTTTCGCGCCGCCTGCGCCCAATGGTATCTCAGGAAGTTCGGCCTGGAGATCGACCCAGAAACTGAGGTGCTGCCGCTGATCGGATCCCAGCAGGGAACGGCTCTCCTACCGCTGGCCCTGCTCAATCCCGGGGATGTTGCTTTGATCACCGACCCGGGCTACCCCTCCCATGGGGGCGGGATCCATCTGGCGGGCGGGATCCCCTACTATCTGCCCCTGCGGGCGGAAAACCGCTTCCTGCCCCAGTGGGATGAGATCCCGGCGGAGATCTGCCGTCGGGCGCGGCTGTTGGTGCTGAGCTATCCCCACAACCCCACCACCGCCACCGTCACCCCAGAGTTTTGGCAGGAGACGCTGCAATTTTGTCAGCAGCACGATATCTTCCTGGCCCATGACTTTCCCTATGTGGACTGGCGTTTCGACGGCCAGGTGGCTCCCTCGGCGCTGCTGGCGGATCCCGGCAAGACCCGCACCATCGAGTTCTTTTCCCTCTCCAAGTCTTACCACATGGGGGGGTTCCGGGTGGCCTATGCCATCGGCAGCCGCGAGCTGATCCGAGCTTTGCGCCTGGTGAAGTCCACCATCGACTTCCACCCCTACCAGGGCATCCTGCGGGGGGCGGCGGCGGCCTTGGCAGCTCCCGACAGCTTTTTGGATCACTGGCGGCAAGTGTACCGCGAGCGACGGGATATAGCTGTGGCGGCTCTGCACCGCATCGGCTGGCCTGTGCCTTTGCCGGAGGCCACCATGTACCTGTGGGCGCCTTTGCCGGAGTTTTATCGCGGCTCTTCTGCCCAGTTTTGTTTGGACTTGGTGAGAGCCACAGGGGTTGCCCTGTCTCCAGGCTCTGGCTTTGGCCCCAGTGGGGAAGGCTATGTCCGCTTTGCTTTGGTGGCAGAGGGATCCCGTCTGGAGGAGGCGGTGGGACGGATCGAGGCGTTTTTGTCCCGGTGCATTTCCTAA
- the hisD gene encoding histidinol dehydrogenase, which yields MLRIVTQLAEAEAELRRISERTQADQNLHREATVREILQAVRRQGDRALLAYTAEFDQVELSVAELKVSGAELEAAYQAVSPQLLSALRLAKQRIEAFHRQRVPSSWVSFPGPEIVLGKQYRPVDRAGLYIPGGRAAYPSTVLMNAIPAKVAGVPEIVMVTPPGSDGLGGKGISPAILVAAQEVGIHTIYRVGGAQAIGALAYGTETIPKVDVITGPGNIYVTLAKKLVYGTVGIDSLAGPSEVLIIADESANPLYVAADLLAQAEHDPLAAAILLTPDPKLAQQVQQAVTTQMEAHPNRLLVEKAVANYGLIAVVPDLATAVNLSNQFAPEHLELQVADPWALLDPIRHAGAIFLGHYTPEAVGDYLAGPNHTLPTAGAARYASALGVETFLKHSSLIQYGSAALQEVAGAIQALAQAEGLPAHGQSVQVRLAEEH from the coding sequence ATGCTGAGAATCGTCACCCAGCTAGCTGAGGCTGAAGCCGAGCTTAGACGGATCTCGGAGCGCACTCAGGCTGACCAGAACTTGCACCGCGAGGCAACCGTGCGGGAGATCCTACAAGCGGTACGCCGCCAGGGGGATCGCGCTCTCCTGGCCTACACGGCGGAGTTCGACCAGGTGGAGCTGAGCGTAGCCGAGCTAAAGGTGTCGGGGGCTGAGCTGGAGGCAGCCTACCAGGCGGTATCTCCGCAACTGCTATCGGCCCTGCGCTTGGCCAAACAGCGCATCGAAGCCTTTCACCGGCAGCGGGTGCCCAGCAGTTGGGTGAGCTTTCCCGGCCCCGAGATCGTCTTGGGCAAGCAGTACCGCCCGGTGGATCGCGCTGGCCTCTACATTCCAGGAGGGCGGGCCGCCTATCCCAGCACGGTGTTGATGAACGCCATTCCGGCCAAGGTGGCGGGGGTGCCCGAGATTGTCATGGTGACCCCGCCGGGATCCGACGGGCTGGGGGGCAAGGGGATCAGCCCGGCTATTTTGGTGGCCGCCCAAGAAGTGGGCATCCACACCATCTATCGCGTCGGCGGGGCCCAGGCTATTGGGGCCTTGGCCTATGGCACCGAGACCATCCCCAAGGTGGACGTGATCACCGGCCCCGGCAACATCTATGTGACGCTGGCCAAGAAGCTGGTCTACGGCACGGTGGGGATCGACTCGCTGGCGGGGCCTTCCGAGGTGTTGATCATCGCCGACGAGAGCGCCAATCCCCTCTACGTGGCTGCCGATCTGCTGGCCCAAGCGGAGCACGATCCCTTAGCAGCCGCGATCCTCCTGACCCCCGATCCCAAGCTGGCCCAACAGGTGCAGCAGGCTGTAACCACCCAGATGGAAGCCCACCCCAACCGTCTGCTGGTGGAGAAGGCGGTGGCCAACTACGGCCTGATCGCGGTGGTGCCGGATCTGGCCACAGCGGTCAACTTGTCCAACCAGTTTGCGCCGGAACACCTGGAGCTGCAGGTGGCGGATCCCTGGGCTCTGCTGGATCCCATTCGCCACGCGGGGGCGATCTTCCTGGGACACTACACCCCAGAAGCGGTGGGAGACTACCTGGCCGGCCCCAACCACACCTTGCCCACAGCGGGGGCGGCCCGCTACGCCTCAGCGCTGGGAGTGGAGACCTTCCTGAAGCACTCCAGCCTAATCCAGTACGGCTCGGCAGCCCTGCAGGAGGTGGCCGGCGCGATCCAAGCTCTGGCGCAAGCCGAGGGGCTGCCCGCCCATGGCCAGTCGGTACAGGTACGGCTGGCGGAGGAGCACTAA